A single Streptomyces sp. Edi2 DNA region contains:
- a CDS encoding Lrp/AsnC family transcriptional regulator — protein sequence MEELDRQIVDLLVKDGRMSYTDLGKATGLSTSAVHQRVRRLEQRGVIRGYAAIVDPEAVGLPLTAFISVKPFDPSAPDDIADRLAEVPELEACHSVAGDENYILKVRVATPLELEHLLTRIRTLAGVSTRTTVVLSTPYEARPPRI from the coding sequence GTGGAGGAGTTGGACCGACAAATCGTGGATCTGCTCGTCAAGGACGGGCGGATGAGCTACACCGACCTGGGCAAGGCCACCGGCCTGTCCACTTCGGCGGTGCACCAGCGGGTGCGCCGCCTGGAGCAGCGCGGTGTCATCCGGGGCTATGCCGCCATCGTGGACCCCGAAGCAGTGGGCCTGCCGCTCACCGCCTTCATCTCGGTCAAACCCTTCGACCCCAGTGCGCCGGACGACATCGCCGACCGCCTTGCCGAGGTCCCCGAGCTGGAGGCCTGCCACAGCGTCGCCGGCGACGAGAACTACATCCTCAAGGTCAGGGTCGCCACCCCGCTGGAGCTGGAGCATCTGCTCACCCGCATCCGGACCCTCGCCGGTGTGTCGACCCGCACCACGGTCGTGCTCTCCACCCCCTACGAGGCCCGGCCGCCGCGCATCTGA